The genomic window AATAAACTTTACAACCATAGTCTATTTGCACAAATTTTGTAGCACCCTTTTGAAATAAGCTTAGTAGAAAAATCTTTAAGAACAGTGCTTTTCTGCAGGTATCTGAGCTTAGTTACAAATGCAAAGTAATAAAATTCCTCTGAATCCTCCTGCTCTCATTTTATATTGTATCATACCTGTATACCTACATACAGTATGCATGTATACATGTTTTTCTGAAGGCATTGGTTTGAAATTTGAGACCTGGTATAGGCCTTCTAAgacaattttcattttctcatagtTTATATGAAAACATACAATTTGATATTTAATATAAAAGCTAAGGAAATTGATCAGTATGGAACCTATTCAAATGTACGTGCCAACTAACAAGAAAGCTATGACTGTACCCAAGAACAGTCTATGATTCCTAAGTGTAAACGGTTCACATAAAGGCCAAGCAATTTGAGCAAACAGTTCATGTTGTTTCCtccattaaaattatatttggccagggccagcgttgtggcatagtgggtcaagccgctgcctgcagtgccagcatcccatatgagcaccggttagagacctggcagcttcacttttgatccagctctctgctatggcctgggaaagcagtaaaagatggctcaagtccttgggcccctgcacccatgtgggagaccctgaagaagcccccggctcctggccttggatcggcacagctccagccattgcagccaactggtgaATGAAcgagcggaaggaagaccttccccccacccccgcctctccttctgtgtataactgactttcaaataaataaatcttttttaaaaattatatttggcCAATTAGAGTTAACCATGATAAAATGGAAAAGCTGGATATTCTCACCTTCTGAACACTGCTAAAATCAGGTTCGCATTTCTCACTTTGGAAGGAAATCGATGACTGTTGCACTCTTTTTACTTGAGAGCTATCACTCAAGAGATTGATTTCATGACCATTCAACCCAAAAGTTACCAGAGACGAGAATATAAGCCTAGAagtagagaaaatgaaataaatgcacaCGATTAAGTGCTATATCGATATTTTTGCAGGGAGAATAGTAAGGCTTCTTTTATAAGTTTATAGAATTCTTGGAAGAAATGGAATGCTGTACATCTTTTATCACCACATTTACGTGATCATTGCCTAGAGCAGATCTCCTCTTTCATCAGCCAAAACAGAAGATTGATGGCTTGAGCCTCTTATCACAAGGCTGTCAGCCTCTGAGCAGGTGACAGGTTTGCAAAGGCTTTTTGAAAAACTGACTGGCAGCACCCAATTCAGGAGCTAACCTGGGTGAACAGATTTGTGGTTCTTGTAAAATATACCAGCTACCATTTTAGCCATGGAAGTTGAAAAGACCCTGAAGTTggaagagaaaacatatttccacatattaaaatacacacacacacacacatacacacacacacacaccgagcaCCTTTCTACATTTGTTCCAGGCAGTATGACAGAACAGTTTGCAAACACTTCATACTGCCAAGAAAACATGTTCTTTAGAAGATCAAAGACTAAAGCATCCTAATATTGGAAATTGGAATTTAGTTTCACTAGCCTTATGTCTAAAGATAGAGTCTAATATCTTATTTACAGAGGATTTTAAAGAACAGATTGTCAGAGAATCACAGAAGCTGTAGCTCTGCCATTTAGTAAGTCATAATAGCTGCATGCCTCAGCATCTTCATTAGTAAAGATTGCAAGATTTCCTTTATAGAATTTAGGTGAAATTAGATGATTTAAGGAAATTGTTATCACGGAAGTGTTCAGtgagcttccttctcccccttaGTCATCACCGTCTTTCAGATCTTCTTGTCTTAATCCTCACATCATGCAATCTGAAGACAACTGGCATCAAAAGATACAGGACTACTTAAAGCTCAGAACCACTCCTAGAAAAAGAATTAGATTTTTACTATCTAGTTCAGAACTATTTATTCTTATGTAGCAGCACTATCTAGTAGAATTTTCTATAAAGGCAATGTTCTCCATCCACACTTTGTGATGTTACCCTACTCATAGGCTGATATTAAGCTCTTGAGAAATAGCTAGTACAACTAAAGGACTAGCTTTCAGGTTgcattaatttaaataaatttacagaTAAATGTTACATGTGACTACTGGCCACTGTATCACATAGCACAGGTTTAGATTTGACTGGTGGAATTTGAAGGGCACGAGATCCTTTTTAATGCTAGTTTCAAGTCAGTCCTTGCCTGGTTGACTTTCTTATCTTCTCTCCATAAAGAATTATAAGGACATGGAGGattcttcaaaatatttgcaggaaaatgaatttaaaaggcttattttagtgaagaattttgaaattcatgtgctttataatatgcatttttctagaACTTTTCAAAGATCCTTCACATAGTAAGAGCTCATCTGTAAGTAAactaagtagatgaaaatgacaTTGCCaagttgaaaatgaaattagtccAGAAAGCATGGTACTGAGAAAGAGGTCAAGTAgataagtagaacataaaatatCCAAATTTATATGATCATCAATTTATAGATGAACCAAAGCAAcccaagagggagaggaaggtcaTCAAAATCGCTGGTGCAGAATCAACAAGATAGCTATTTGAGAAGAGAATTTTAATATGCCTCACACTACATAGAAAATTTAAGTTCAGATGGATTGTAGAGGTAAGCTAGTCCAAAATCAAAgattgaagaaaattaaagatttGTCAGTAAAAGAATTGTAAGAGGAGAAAAATAACCATAGAAGGAAGAATATATAAACTAAACTTCAAAATTACAGATGTGTGCTTATCAAGGGACACCATTAAGACAATGAATAAGTAATGTTGGAACTATAACAAAACATCTGACCAAGGCCTAGTAGTCAAGATATATGAAAAGCACTTACAACTCAGTAAGATGGATGATGACAAAAATGGACAGAAGACAACTCACAGGAGACCAGTGAGCATTAATAGTTAATGCAAAATGTAAGATGTAGATTGAACTATAAGATATTACTATATTACTATACATTCCTTAGAATGACTAGAATAAAAGGACTAACATCTTATTGTGAGCgatggctggagttgtggtgctgcaggataagctgccacttgctgtgCCAGCAGCTCGtatgaatgccagttccagtcccagctgctccacttcccatctagctccctgctaaagtgcctgggaaagctgcagaaaatgactcaggtacttgggcccctgccacccacatgggggatctggatagagttccagactcctacattcatcttggctcagccccagccattgaggccatttagggaataggtcagcagataaaagattctttgtctctcctttctaaagaactctttcaaataaataaatccttttttttttttttttttgacaggctgagtggacagtgagagacagagagaaaggacttgggccatcctccactgcactccctggccacagcagagagctggcctggaagaggggcaaccgggacagaatccagtgccccgaccgggactagaacccggtgtgccggcgccgcaaaggcggaggattagtctattgagccacggtgccagcaccAATAAATCCTTTCTAAGGACATCATCTAGTAAAACCAAAAGACTCTCATACATTCCTGATATATGTACAAATAGACAAACATCCTATTCGGAAAAATTttgcagtttcttacaaaactaatcATACTTTCTGTATAATCAAGCAATACTTCTAGACATTCAAAGGAACAGACATGCAAAAAAATGATCATAGAAGATTTATTAAAAGACTGAAAACAGCACAAGTCCTcatcaaaataataaacatataatGGACTACCACTCAGCAACATAAGAGGAAGAACATATTCGTTTTTATAACATAAATAAACTGAGATACTATGCTAGTTGAAAAAAGCCAGATACAAAAGAACAGATGCTATGATCCATTTATATAAAACTATAGACAGGAATAGCAAGGTGAAGTGTGAAACATACAGACAAGCTGACAAATGCAAACTTCTGTAACCTTTATAAAGTTCAAAAAGTTTCTGAAGAAGggatattatgaaaacactatgggggtcagtgttgtggcatggtgggtaaagcctccacctgtgataccagtatctatctcacatgggcaccagtttgtcaTACTACACTTTCATTCTAGCTCCTTACTGATGGCAtgagaaaagcaggagaagatggcccaagtgtttgggcccctgacacccacaggttGTCAGAGAATCATAGAATTTCTGGGTAGAATCTGGTATGTGAGAAAtgtgaatgaagcttctggctttggtctggccgagccctggccattgcggccatttgtggagtgaactagcgaaaggaagatctttatctccctttttctctctaactctgactttcaaacaagtattttaaaagaaatttttgcaccaaaataatttacCACAacctttctgaagcaccctcatatatatatttagttgTATGTGaatttttcttcaaagaattacctttaaataaatattgatcCCCAATTCATTATATTCATGTTCAAGTGCTCGGGGGAGTGTGCTCATGCCTTCAATTGGACGTGCACTAAAAAAATTGTTACATAGGGAAAGGGTGTGTGATaaagttttgaaaaatgacaGACTCTAGCTATTGAGTATATGGACGTTTATCATAAAGTTCTTTTCAACTCTTTAGATTCGAAAATTTTCCTGACAAGAAATAGAGAAATTTTAGAAATCTTAGTAGTGTCATAGGTATCCCCAGGATAATTTTTAATAGCTACattagcaacaaaaacaaaggataaAACAACAAAggatatatttaagaaaatatatgtaaGGGAATAGTTGGCTACACTTACCTCTTCATAAAGCAAACTACTGGGAACGTGTAGCTGGTATCCAATCTAGGTTTGTAGTTGATTTCAGATAATATGAAAACATCATTCCCTTGGAATATCTGAAAGCATTGAGAGTTTTAACACTAGATAACAAAATTTTGGTGGTTTAGTGATTTGAACTTCATATATCAGTTCCAGAAAAACCTGAAAATGCCATTTTACATTAATTCAACAAAAATAATGCAGTAGTtatgagagagaaacagtttattCACCTTGTCTTCTGTCTTTTTAactctttgtctccatctctacCACCAGAGGAGACAGCACACTTTTGTCTGAGGGACTGTTTTAAAGTATATTAGACATTTCCAAAATAGCCCCTCATTGTGCATAACCACACAatgctttgaaatatttcaatCTGACAGCAGATGATGTTTGGGAAATTGGAAGTCATGTACCATAACTTTGAACTTCTTCAAACCCACTTATCTGAAATTGAGTACAGCATCTGGTTCTTGTGCAAGAGTTGTTCATTGCAAGGTATGAGTATCTTGAAGTTTTTAAATGACAAAGTAACCATTGACACAATATGACTGAAAAATGCAGAATGCATTTTAAGGAAAATCATCATGGCACTTACAAATTTCTTGATTCCACAATAAACGATAGGATAAGAAAACTCGTAGTTGAATGACAGCATCCTTGTGACGAGACAGCTGTTTCCCAGGTG from Oryctolagus cuniculus chromosome 1, mOryCun1.1, whole genome shotgun sequence includes these protein-coding regions:
- the OOSP4B gene encoding oocyte-secreted protein 4B, coding for MKACALLGEFFLLSLLFWHSSGLEPAVTSVCSDDWLVARIRKRPFDNDTEVRIGDIHLGNSCLVTRMLSFNYEFSYPIVYCGIKKFIFQGNDVFILSEINYKPRLDTSYTFPVVCFMKRLIFSSLVTFGLNGHEINLLSDSSQVKRVQQSSISFQSEKCEPDFSSVQKEQLNHCINNACVMTSP